A stretch of the Arachis stenosperma cultivar V10309 chromosome 6, arast.V10309.gnm1.PFL2, whole genome shotgun sequence genome encodes the following:
- the LOC130932900 gene encoding cytochrome B5-like protein, giving the protein MELLVPLALLVSVFLAFLLLSPRHPKSGSKGKSAQPSLNNHKASKSYTKSEVSTHNKRTDCWIIIKNKVYDVTSYVEEHPGGDAILAHAGDDSTEGFFGPQHATRVFDMIDDFYIGDLEQ; this is encoded by the exons ATGGAGTTGCTGGTTCCACTTGCATTGCTTGTCAGCGTCTTCCTCGCTTTTCTTCTTTTGTCCCCGCGACATCCCAAATCTG GGAGTAAAGGAAAATCAGCTCAGCCTAGCTTAAACAATCATAAG GCATCAAAGTCGTACACTAAATCTGAAGTCTCAACGCATAACAAGAGAACAGATTGTTGGATAATTATCAAGAACAAG GTATATGATGTTACCTCTTATGTAGAGGAACATCCAGGTGGTGATGCCATTCTAGCACATGCTGGAGATGATTCAACTGAAGGGTTTTTTGG GCCACAGCATGCAACTCGAGTGTTTGACATGATTGATGACTTTTACATTGGAGATTTGGAGCAATAG